The following proteins are encoded in a genomic region of Opitutus sp.:
- a CDS encoding DEAD/DEAH box helicase, translating to MEKLKFTDLGLSAEVLKAVDKMGFEEASPIQTAVIPLLLSGRDVVGQSATGSGKTAAFGIPAVEKVDAKKKVVQVLILCPTRELAVQVAEEIAKLAFYKSGVREVPIFGGQPYERQIRALEAGAQIVIGTPGRVMDHMERGTLRLDNLKMVILDECDRMLDMGFRDDIEKILSETPATRQSLFFSATMPPAIQAMIKRFLPNPEWVKIAAQAQNAPKVDQVYIEMDRRYKIDVLTRLIDLHDFRYGIIFCSTKIMVDELDEHLHARGYATDRLHGDITQAQRTRVMDKFKRRGFEFLVATDVAARGLDVDDLEVVFNFDLPNDAEDYTHRVGRTGRAGREGKAFTFVAGRELYGLQNMIHYGKLKIRRENVPSIDQVEEARENVFFEKVRGVLDAAKYIKQDRFIDRLMEQGYPSTDVISALLHMMHGGDKPEAAPKAAAPAKPGAERSSARPIAAPATKPAAHVAAPAYVPEPARPVPPAFAKVANKPKPAAPASARAEATAPTEPTAEERALFENEGEPAEPRPSKQKFQRPARTGREPNMTTLFFNVGRKQLITPADIVGKIAGVTRLPANVVGSMDIHQRHTLVDVSNEHVALILQKLKGIRVKNIALEPAIATDADRAAE from the coding sequence ATGGAAAAACTGAAATTTACCGACCTTGGTCTGTCCGCCGAGGTATTGAAGGCTGTGGATAAGATGGGTTTTGAAGAGGCTTCGCCGATTCAAACCGCAGTCATCCCCCTGCTCCTCTCCGGCCGCGACGTCGTCGGCCAATCCGCCACCGGCTCCGGTAAAACTGCCGCGTTCGGCATTCCCGCTGTCGAAAAGGTCGACGCCAAAAAGAAGGTCGTGCAGGTCCTCATCCTTTGCCCCACCCGCGAACTTGCCGTGCAGGTGGCCGAGGAGATCGCCAAACTCGCCTTCTACAAATCAGGCGTGCGCGAAGTGCCCATTTTCGGTGGCCAGCCCTACGAACGCCAGATCCGCGCCCTTGAGGCCGGCGCCCAGATCGTCATCGGCACCCCGGGTCGCGTCATGGACCACATGGAGCGCGGCACCCTCCGCCTGGATAACCTCAAAATGGTGATTCTCGACGAGTGCGACCGCATGCTCGACATGGGCTTCCGCGACGACATCGAGAAGATCCTTTCCGAGACTCCGGCCACGCGCCAATCGCTGTTTTTCTCGGCCACCATGCCGCCGGCCATCCAGGCGATGATCAAGCGATTCCTGCCCAACCCCGAGTGGGTCAAGATCGCCGCCCAAGCGCAAAACGCTCCCAAGGTGGACCAGGTTTATATCGAGATGGACCGTCGCTATAAAATCGACGTGCTCACCCGCCTGATCGACCTCCACGATTTCCGCTACGGCATCATTTTCTGCTCCACCAAAATCATGGTGGACGAGCTCGACGAGCACCTCCACGCCCGCGGCTACGCGACCGACCGCCTGCACGGCGACATCACCCAGGCCCAGCGCACCCGCGTGATGGACAAGTTCAAACGCCGTGGCTTCGAATTCCTCGTGGCGACCGACGTAGCCGCACGCGGCCTCGACGTGGACGACCTCGAGGTGGTGTTCAACTTCGACCTGCCCAACGACGCCGAGGATTACACCCATCGCGTGGGCCGCACCGGCCGCGCCGGTCGCGAGGGCAAGGCGTTCACCTTCGTCGCCGGCCGCGAGCTCTACGGTCTGCAAAACATGATTCACTACGGAAAGCTGAAGATCCGCCGTGAAAACGTCCCCTCGATCGACCAAGTCGAAGAGGCGCGCGAAAACGTGTTTTTTGAAAAAGTACGCGGTGTCCTTGATGCCGCCAAATACATCAAGCAGGACCGCTTCATCGACCGCCTGATGGAGCAAGGTTACCCGAGCACCGATGTGATCTCAGCCCTCCTCCACATGATGCACGGTGGCGACAAGCCCGAAGCGGCCCCCAAGGCCGCCGCCCCTGCCAAACCCGGTGCTGAGCGCAGCAGCGCCCGCCCCATCGCCGCGCCCGCCACCAAGCCGGCCGCCCACGTTGCGGCCCCCGCCTACGTGCCGGAACCGGCCCGCCCAGTGCCTCCCGCCTTCGCCAAGGTGGCCAACAAACCAAAACCCGCAGCCCCTGCCTCGGCTCGTGCCGAGGCTACCGCCCCCACCGAACCCACAGCTGAGGAGCGGGCGTTGTTCGAAAACGAGGGCGAGCCCGCCGAGCCACGCCCCAGCAAACAGAAGTTCCAGCGCCCCGCCCGCACCGGCCGCGAGCCCAACATGACCACGCTGTTCTTCAACGTCGGTCGCAAGCAACTGATCACCCCGGCCGACATCGTCGGTAAAATCGCCGGTGTCACCCGTCTGCCCGCCAACGTCGTCGGTTCGATGGATATCCACCAGCGCCATACGCTGGTCGATGTGAGTAACGAGCATGTCGCGCTGATCCTGCAGAAGCTTAAAGGCATCCGCGTTAAAAACATCGCGCTAGAACCGGCGATTGCGACCGATGCCGATCGTGCCGCTGAATAA
- a CDS encoding molybdenum cofactor guanylyltransferase, whose product MPRSPTAIPFSAAILAGGRSTRMGRDKAFLPAPNTGIPLIAHQAALLRSLGTDDLLISGKAGVDYGIPGARVVTDAVADRGPLGGLAAVIAAARHTQVLVIAVDLPHLTDAYLKKIIAAAHGSIGVVPQGPDGFEPLVAVYPKGFHPLIEAALAAARLSLQPLIQAAVTDSILLPLPIAERERLLFTNWNTPIDLNR is encoded by the coding sequence ATGCCACGCTCCCCCACGGCAATCCCCTTCAGCGCCGCGATCCTCGCTGGTGGGCGCTCCACGCGCATGGGCCGCGACAAGGCGTTTCTGCCAGCCCCAAACACCGGCATCCCCCTCATCGCGCACCAGGCCGCCTTGCTGCGCAGTCTAGGCACCGATGACCTGCTCATCTCAGGCAAAGCCGGTGTCGATTATGGCATACCGGGCGCCCGGGTGGTGACCGACGCGGTTGCGGACCGAGGTCCGTTGGGCGGGTTGGCTGCCGTCATTGCCGCTGCGCGACACACCCAGGTTTTAGTAATCGCGGTGGATTTACCCCACCTGACGGACGCCTACCTTAAAAAAATTATCGCCGCTGCTCATGGTAGCATCGGGGTCGTGCCCCAAGGCCCCGACGGCTTCGAGCCCCTGGTCGCCGTTTACCCCAAAGGTTTTCACCCCCTGATCGAGGCCGCCTTGGCTGCCGCCCGCCTCAGCCTGCAGCCCCTAATTCAGGCCGCGGTAACGGACTCTATTCTGCTCCCGCTCCCCATCGCCGAGCGCGAACGTCTACTGTTTACGAACTGGAACACGCCCATCGACCTGAACCGTTAA